CGGCTGCGGTGCGCCGGGCTGCTGCAGTTTGGCCTGAAGCGGTTCGATTGCGAGCTCGCTCCAGGCGCCGACCGCGACGTAGGTGAGCAGCGACAGTACGAGTATCACGAGCCGTCCGATGTGTCTTCGTCTGGACCCAGCGCCACGAGAACCCTTGAGAACGAGAAACGTGACGAATTGGGTCAGGTTTCGAGTTCTCGCGTGAGCGTCGGGGAGTGCGGCCGGGGGCCGCAGTCTGCTAGAACCCATAAGTCACCGACAAGCCTGAGCGAATGGCCCTGTAACCGCGATCGGGCAAATCCGTTCTTCGATGATACGACAGCACATCGAAGCCAAGACGCGTGTCCTGCCCGAGTTGATAGCCAACCCCTCCACCGATGTGGTCGACGAAGTCGACACGCTGGCCCGGTAGGGCCTCGCTCTCTCCGCGGTAGCCCAGGCGGTCGTGACCACCCCGCAGCACCACGTCCCAACGACTGGTGACACGCTGCACAACCGAGATCGTCCAACCCGTTTGAACGTAGTACGGGTAGGCGAACTCGAAGGAATAGTCCACGTCGCTCGCGACGCCGAGACTGATGCGTGTTTCCGTGGGTGCCGTATATGCAACATCGATGTCCGCGGTGACCCCAGAGAACGCCGGCAACGTCCCTCCGCCAGCCGCGGTCAATCGACGGTAGCCCACGAACGCGCGGCCACGGATCAACGCGAACTGACTCAATTCGAATCCCGTCATGACGTGGGAGCTGTCCGTATTGCGGATGGNNNNNNNNNNNNNNNNNNNNNNNNNNNNNNNNNNNNNNNNNNNNNNNNNNNNNNNNNNNNNNNNNNNNNNNNNNNNNNNNNNNNNNNNNNNNNNNNNNNNACTGATATCGAATCGCTGACGTTCGCCCGAGGCACGCAGGACCGCTGTCGTCAGCGGGGTAAGCCGCTGCCGAATCGTGAGGTCAACGCCTTCGACACGGCGATTCAATTGCTCCTCGAGCCGCGTCCCCATGAATACGGCGTCACCAGCGAAGTCGACGGTGCGTCGGCGTGCGGCCAGCTCCACGCTGGTCCTGCTGAGCGCGCGAAGCTCGACGCCGGCCGTGACCGTGCTCTCGAGCCGTCGGGCCCGCGCGTCGATCTCATAACCGGGCCGGGCCCGAGTGTTGAGCACGGTGACCGAGGCAAACGGCCTGAGCTTGTTGAAGGCATACTCATATTGCGCTCGGCCGAAGCCGTTGACGGATCGCTCGGACTTGAATTGCCCGAAGTACACGAAGTCGAGTCTCCCGTTCACGCTCAAGAGACCATCGGCGGTGCGCAGCCACAGGTCCGTCTCCGGGCTCAGCGTGGCTGTGAAGTCCGAATCGGACTCCGATGCTTGGTGGAAGACGTTCGTGTCGACGCCGAGGTTCGTAATGGCAATCGTTGGGGCGAGCCCCACGGGGCCGAGACGTACGGGCGCGCTGGCAACCGGATCCTCGTCCTCCTGCGCATGCACGACGGGAGCAACGAGCATCATCATCACTGGCGACGCGACGAGCGCGCCGTACCTGAGCCTACGGAGTTGCCGGCGGCGCGAAAACGCCATTCCCATCCTGATCCACCTCGAGACGATCGAAGCTTCCGTCGGCGTTGTACTGAATCCGGCGCCGCGGACGGCCGTGCTCATCTGGGTCGAACGCGACGCTTCGCAGCAGGGGCGATTGCCCTTCGTCGGAGGGTGGATCGAACGTTTCCCACTTGTCGACTCGCCCGTCACCATCGCTGTCCGATTCGACACGCGTCAGCCGCCCGTTCTCGTAGAACTCCATCCGGTCGGCCGTCCCATCGCGCGTAGTCGAAAGGTCTCGGCGGCTGACGCCGCCGTTCGCGTCTCGATACGTCCACGTGTCGACCACGCCATCTTCGGCGCGAGACGAGCCCACTTTCTCGAGCACATTGCCGGCCGTGTAGTACTCCCAACGATCGAGCGTGCCGTCGCCATCGGTGTCGCTCTCGATGCGCTCGACCTGCTCGCCATCCATGTACGTCCAGGTGTCCACCCGACCGTCTTTGTCGAGATCCACTTCGAGCCGGCGCAGTCGTCCCGTGCTCTCGTCGTACTGAGCGGCAATACCGGCTTGTTCGACGCGGAACCGCGCTTCGCGCGGAGGTGGACTGTTCTGACAGCCAACCAGGGGAGTGCTACCGACCAGGACAATCGCGAGGAGACGTCCGGCCATGCGACCTCGCAAGGCACAAAAACGAACGCGAGAGAAAGCTTCGCCCCCTGACTTACAGTCGTGGGGTGGAGACTGTAAGCCCCCTCCAGTAGGGAACCGGAGGGCTAGCGGGGACACGTCCAACTCCTACGGGGTTCCTGGAGCGGAGCGGGGCCCGGACGTTGTGGAGGGCATCTTAGCGCAGAACTGCTCTTAAGCAAACAGTGGAAGCGTAAACTCAACATTGACTTAGCCCGAACACACAACAAAACGGCCGGTCCGGTGTGCCGGACCGGCCGTGAAGAGCCGGGATGGGAGAGCGGGCGATCTGCGCTAGGTCGAGGGGCTCACGTCATCGTCATCGTCTGCGACGACGATGGCCACCACGATTGCCGCCGCTGCCGCCGCGCCGAGGACGGCCCACAGGAGGGCTTTGTTACGCCCCCCGACCGGAGCGCCAGCGGCCGGCTCGGGATCTTGTGGTGCTTGCGTGCTTTCGGGGGTCTGACCCACGCCGCTCGGCAACGGTGCCATCGCGGTCACCGCCACATTGCCGACGGCCATCGAGGTTGGGGACAACATCACGGGTGCGCTCGTGCCGAGCACACGGCCATCAGCACCTACCAGCTCGACGATGTAGCTGCCCGCCGAAAGGCCTTGGAAATCGAACCCGCCCTGCCAGTCGGACGCGGTCGTGCCGACGAGCTGGCCGGTCATGAGGCTCCGTAGGCGCGCGGCCGCGTTGGGCGCCGGTTGACTGTTCAGGACCGCTGTGCCGGAAATCCTCCCGGCGTCGGTGCCCCATGCGGGCGCCGCCGCCACGGGAAGCGGCTGATAGGCAAGCACCATTGCGACGATCAAGGCGCGGGATACAAATCGCTTCATGGTGAACTCCTAACATCTGCCATGTCGCAGTCGACTTCTAAGACTCGCCAATGGCTGAGCCGGCAAGATACCGTACCGGAGAAGCCATGGATAAAAACCGTCCCTAGGATCTCGCCGCCGGCCAGGCCTGTCAAGCTCGAGCGCGAAAATTAGGCAAGGAAAACGTAACGAGTCGGCGGCGTCGCCGCGAGATTCCTCACAGCACTCTCACATCCGCGGCGTCCACTTGAACACTGGCGCCGTGCCCGATGAGGTCCACGGCAATCAGGAGCCGCGCGTGCGAGCCCTTCCGGATCAACCGCCCGACAACGCCCTTCAACGGACCGTAGGCCACGACGACCTTTGTCCCCTCCTTGATCAGGGGACAGGGATCGTACAAGAGCTCGCTTTCGACGAGCTGGCGCACGCCATCAATCTCCCCGTCGGGAATCGGAGAGGGCGCGCCGTGCACGCCGACGATGGTCACCACACCGTCACATTTGAGGATCCGCAGGCGATCGTCCGCGTCGAACCTGGCGAAGCAGTAGCCTGGAAACAGGGGCCAATCGATCTCCTTCTTGCGGTCCCTCCAACGGCTCCACCGCATGATCGTGGGGAGGAAGACCTCGACGTCCTTCTCGGCCAGCCGGTCACGCACCACCTTCTCGTGACGAGACCGCGTCCATAGCGCGTACCAGCGCGAGAGCGGAGTAGGAGTATCCGACATGGTGAGGGTCACAGTGTAGTCCTCCCTGAACCAGGCTGCAATGCCCGCCGGGAACATGCCCGCCGGGAAAAGGGACAGGCCCCGTTTCGACGGCGTTAGTTCCCGGAAAACGGGCCTGTCCCCTTTTTCCCACCTTGCCGATAGAATGAATCGCTCGTGGCCAAGCGACCGCACACGCGACCGGTGACCGATCAGATCTCGGAGCTCACTACCGCGCGGCTCTCCATCTATCTGCGGTGTTTGGAGGCGTTGGAGATCTCGGGCGTCAAGACGGTCTCCTCGTTGGCGCTCGCGGAACAATTTCATCTGAACGCCGCACAGATCCGGAAGGATCTTGCATACTTTGGCGAGTTTGGGATCCGCGGCGTCGGCTATTACGTCAAGGACCTCAAACGCCACCTGCGCGAGATCCTGGGATTGGATCGCGCAATCAAGGTCGTCATCCTGGGCGCCGGCAACCTTGGGCTCGCCCTGGCCGATTACGCAGGCTTCCGCGACGACGGCTTCGACATCGTCGCGCTCTTCGACATCATGCGTGAGAAGATCGGAGGGTACTCGAAATCGGGCGTTCCGATTCGATCCCTGCGTGACCTGGAGCGCGTCGCGCAGCGAGAGCACGTCGAGATTGCCGTCAACGCGGTCCCTGCCGCCGCCGCGCAAGCGGTCGTCGATCTCGCAATCACGGCTGGCATCAAGGCCATTCTCAATTTCTCACCGGCGCCGATTCGAGCGCCGCGTGGCGTGAAGCTCAAGAATGTGGACCTGACGGTGTCACTCGAAAGCCTGTCCTTCTACCTCGCACAAGGAAGAGAAGAGTAGGAATCGGGGAAGGGATGACTGCTTGAAGCGCAAGCGACTTAACAAGAGAAGACCGGCCGGCAGCCTGTCGCACGTAGATGCTACTGGGCGTGTGCGGATGGTCGATGTGACCGAGAAGCGCGTCACAGTGCGTGAGGCGGTGGCGCGCGGGCACATCCGACTGAGCCCAGAGGCGCTGCGACTCGTCCGGAGCGGCCGCATCGCAAAGGGAGATCCTCTTCAAGTGGCACGTGTGGCGGGCGTGATGGCGGCCAAGCAAACAGCTGATCTGATTCCGCTGTGCCACCCGCTGCCGCTGACGCACGCAGCCGTGGAGCTGCGTGCACGCCGGGACGGGTATGAGATCCAGGCGACGGCGCGTACCACCGCGCAAACCGGCGTGGAAATGGAGGCCCTGACAGCCGTCGCCGTTACGGCGCTCACAATCTACGACATGGTCAAGGCGGTCGATCGTGAGATGGTGATTGGCGACATCCGACTCGTCGAGAAACGTGGCGGCACGAAGGACGCGTAGCCGGATTCCTGTTGGCAGAATCGGCAACGGTCTCAGCGGTTGATCGCTGCAATCGCTGCGTCTTAGACAGGGCTTCTTGGCTGTTCTCCGCGACAATGGGCTGGCACGAATCCTGCGATACCGTGCGATGCGCGTTTGAGAATTCCCCCAGACGACGCTATGCTACGGGAGGCGCGGGATGGGTACGCAGCAGGAACGGGTCGCTCACATCGAGGGGCAGATGGTCGAACAGTCACAAACGTTTCTGGACATCCGAGCGGACATTCGACATCTGGGCCAGCGGCTGGACCAACGCATGGACCGTGTGGAACAGCGAATGGACGGTCTCCACGACGGTCTCCACGACAAGATGTCGCGGCACTTCATCTGGATTGTCGGGATCCTTCTCACGACGCTTGTCGCGATCCTCAGCGCGGTCCTCACGCGCGGCTGACGCGCAGTTTTGCAACGTTCACGAAATCGCCTGGGACAGACGGAATATGGCCGCGCCCAGAACCGTCACGACGTCACCATTTGCTGCACCCGACCCTGCGAAGATCCGCACCCTTGCCGACGTTCCACGGTATGTCCGGACATACTTCCAGCGGGACGTCTTCATCGGCCGCTGCCGCGAGGCGCGCGACGACACATTCTCCACGACGGAGTTTTCCGACCGCGTGCAGGACTTGGCGATCGCCTTGATCGCGCGCGGTGTTCAGCCGGGCGATCGCGTCGCGATCCTCGCACCCAGCCGGCCCGAATGGCTGTTGGCCGACCTTGCCACGTTGTCGATTGGCGCCGTCACGGTCCCGGTCTATCCGACTCTCGCCCCCGCGCAAACGCGATACATCCTCGAGCACAGCCAGTCGCGCTTCGTGTTCGCGTCGGATCTCGCGCAAGCGGCCAAGGTGCAGAGCGTGCGCCACCTCTTGCCGGACCTCGAAGGCGTGGTGATATTCGACCTCGACGATCCCGCGGGCACGGGCGCCGCGGGACCCGCTGCCGTGACGGGGTCCCTGATCACATTGGCCGATCTGGTGACGCGAGGACACGAGCTGCTCGCCTCGACCGCCGATCGTCGCATCGAGCTCGAGCGCCGCACCGATGCCGTGCAGCCCGATGATCTCGCCACGATCATCTACACGTCGGGCACGACAGGTGAGCCAAAGGGTGTCATGCTCAGCCACCACAATGTCGTGTCCAACGTCGTGTCCTGCGGTCGCATCCTGGGATGCTCGCCGGCCGACACCGCGCTCTCGTTCCTTCCCCTCAGCCACGCCTTCGAGCGCACGATTGCCTACATCTACCTCTACGAGGGCGTGAAGATCGTGTTTGCGGAGTCGCTAGACACGCTGGCCCGCGACCTGAAGCGAACGCGGCCGACGGTCATGACCGGCGTGCCGCGCGTGTTCGAAAAGCTGTACGCGCGCGTGATGGAGACCAGGGCCGCC
This genomic interval from Luteitalea sp. contains the following:
- a CDS encoding AMP-binding protein, coding for MGWHESCDTVRCAFENSPRRRYATGGAGWVRSRNGSLTSRGRWSNSHKRFWTSERTFDIWASGWTNAWTVWNSEWTVSTTVSTTRCRGTSSGLSGSFSRRLSRSSARSSRAADAQFCNVHEIAWDRRNMAAPRTVTTSPFAAPDPAKIRTLADVPRYVRTYFQRDVFIGRCREARDDTFSTTEFSDRVQDLAIALIARGVQPGDRVAILAPSRPEWLLADLATLSIGAVTVPVYPTLAPAQTRYILEHSQSRFVFASDLAQAAKVQSVRHLLPDLEGVVIFDLDDPAGTGAAGPAAVTGSLITLADLVTRGHELLASTADRRIELERRTDAVQPDDLATIIYTSGTTGEPKGVMLSHHNVVSNVVSCGRILGCSPADTALSFLPLSHAFERTIAYIYLYEGVKIVFAESLDTLARDLKRTRPTVMTGVPRVFEKLYARVMETRAAASAPRQKLFDWALACGYALARVRLERRQRPPLPLRLRHGIADRLVLAKIRSRTGTDRARVLVSGSAPLSREVCAFFHAVGLRLIEGYGLTETAPVLSVNPLDAPRLGTVGCAVPGVELTTAEDGEILARGPNVMLGYYKQPESTSDVLRDGWLYTGDIGTVSEDGYLTITDRKKDLLITSGGKHVAPQPIEDLLKRHPLIAEAMLIGDGRQFIAALIVPDFAVLAPRLAAAGLPALSRDATCERPETQAIYQEIVDGVNGDLAQYERVKRLALLPTEFTVEGGELTPTLKVRRSIVVARWQNVIDALYRDSAYTPKPSN
- a CDS encoding redox-sensing transcriptional repressor Rex — its product is MTDQISELTTARLSIYLRCLEALEISGVKTVSSLALAEQFHLNAAQIRKDLAYFGEFGIRGVGYYVKDLKRHLREILGLDRAIKVVILGAGNLGLALADYAGFRDDGFDIVALFDIMREKIGGYSKSGVPIRSLRDLERVAQREHVEIAVNAVPAAAAQAVVDLAITAGIKAILNFSPAPIRAPRGVKLKNVDLTVSLESLSFYLAQGREE
- the moaC gene encoding cyclic pyranopterin monophosphate synthase MoaC yields the protein MVDVTEKRVTVREAVARGHIRLSPEALRLVRSGRIAKGDPLQVARVAGVMAAKQTADLIPLCHPLPLTHAAVELRARRDGYEIQATARTTAQTGVEMEALTAVAVTALTIYDMVKAVDREMVIGDIRLVEKRGGTKDA
- a CDS encoding UpxY family transcription antiterminator, encoding MKLFRERQRGDRLDARDLQRLQTPQIDGEPRGSELRDLIGHRSRVRSLGHERFILSARWEKGDRPVFRELTPSKRGLSLFPAGMFPAGIAAWFREDYTVTLTMSDTPTPLSRWYALWTRSRHEKVVRDRLAEKDVEVFLPTIMRWSRWRDRKKEIDWPLFPGYCFARFDADDRLRILKCDGVVTIVGVHGAPSPIPDGEIDGVRQLVESELLYDPCPLIKEGTKVVVAYGPLKGVVGRLIRKGSHARLLIAVDLIGHGASVQVDAADVRVL